The Nitrospira sp. KM1 genome includes a window with the following:
- a CDS encoding DnaJ C-terminal domain-containing protein, producing the protein MATAPRDYYQVLGVSRTASADEIKKAYRRLARQVHPDLHSGSKKAEMEKKFKELNEAHEVLSDPDKRKKYDQYGAQWEQAEAFEKARQQAGTRGFGGQETSGSFGGESFSDMFENLFGGRSRGGTRGFAVTGEDLETEAQLTLKEILTGVTKRINMREPQTCTICQGSGVFRGHACPTCQGTGFTTELKTIEVKIPAGVQEGTRVRVAGKGQPGMNGGKRGDLYLHITIESDPIFRRQGSDIHVALPVYPWEAALGADVMAPTLTEPVKVKVPPGSRAEGKLRLKGKGLPSATGNGDLFLTLQIVMPPSVTEDAQSLYERLGRLKHPDPRADLLTQARLR; encoded by the coding sequence ATGGCCACGGCTCCTCGCGACTACTACCAGGTTCTCGGCGTCTCCCGCACCGCATCGGCAGACGAAATCAAGAAGGCCTATCGGCGCCTTGCACGCCAGGTCCATCCTGACCTTCACAGCGGCTCTAAGAAAGCGGAGATGGAAAAGAAGTTCAAAGAACTGAACGAGGCGCATGAAGTGTTGTCCGATCCCGACAAGCGGAAGAAGTACGACCAGTACGGAGCCCAATGGGAACAGGCGGAAGCTTTCGAAAAGGCCCGTCAACAGGCGGGAACCCGGGGATTCGGCGGCCAGGAGACCAGCGGCTCGTTCGGCGGGGAATCCTTTTCGGACATGTTCGAAAATCTGTTCGGAGGAAGAAGCCGCGGTGGGACACGGGGGTTTGCCGTCACCGGCGAGGACCTTGAAACGGAAGCACAATTGACGCTCAAGGAAATCCTAACCGGCGTGACCAAGCGGATCAACATGCGGGAGCCTCAGACCTGCACGATTTGCCAAGGAAGCGGAGTCTTCCGGGGACATGCTTGTCCAACCTGCCAGGGAACCGGATTTACCACTGAATTGAAAACGATCGAAGTCAAAATTCCGGCTGGAGTCCAGGAAGGCACGCGGGTCCGCGTCGCAGGGAAGGGTCAACCAGGCATGAACGGCGGCAAGCGAGGCGACCTCTACTTGCATATCACGATCGAATCGGACCCGATCTTCCGCCGCCAGGGAAGCGACATCCACGTGGCTCTGCCCGTATACCCATGGGAAGCCGCGCTCGGTGCGGACGTCATGGCGCCGACCTTGACCGAGCCGGTCAAGGTCAAGGTTCCACCGGGAAGCCGTGCAGAAGGCAAACTGCGCCTCAAAGGGAAGGGGCTGCCCTCGGCCACCGGCAACGGTGATTTATTCCTCACACTGCAGATCGTCATGCCACCCTCTGTCACCGAAGACGCCCAATCGCTCTATGAGCGCCTCGGGCGCTTGAAACATCCGGATCCTCGCGCTGACTTGCTGACGCAGGCTCGTCTTCGGTAG
- a CDS encoding PepSY domain-containing protein, translating to MMRYGITLIVTLALVVTSAVSAWSKSKDAKVAEMIKDATVTIDQAIKTGLEKVPGTVVEAEIEKKHGKTVWEVEILGADGKMSEVHIDAATGAVIDVETKKGGKKGK from the coding sequence ATGATGCGATATGGAATCACCCTCATCGTGACACTCGCCCTGGTCGTAACGTCCGCTGTATCCGCCTGGAGCAAAAGCAAGGATGCGAAAGTGGCCGAGATGATCAAAGACGCGACGGTGACCATCGACCAAGCGATCAAGACAGGGTTGGAAAAGGTTCCAGGCACCGTCGTCGAGGCCGAGATCGAAAAGAAACATGGCAAGACAGTTTGGGAAGTCGAAATTCTTGGCGCAGACGGCAAGATGAGCGAAGTGCACATCGACGCGGCGACCGGCGCCGTGATCGATGTCGAAACGAAAAAGGGCGGGAAGAAAGGGAAGTAG
- the galT gene encoding galactose-1-phosphate uridylyltransferase — MPDLRRDPVVGRWVIISTERSGRPQDFVQVQPAKSISTALCPFCPGQERLTPKEIMAYRPHPADPNAPTWTVRVIPNKYPALQVEGELGREGIGLYDRMNGVGAHEVIIESPGHKDGLAEIPVKKIEDVLWAYRDRIIDLKNDRRFRYILIFKNHGAAAGSTLEHSHSQLIALPVVPTSVMEEIHGCRTYFQQKERCIYCDMIRQDLSEGRRIIAENSEFVCMTPFAPRFPFEMWIIPKRHDSAFENGQRPQLEFLASILSESLRRMDKVLSKPAFNFVLHNSPLNGHANEFYHWHLEIMPKLTQVAGFEWGTGFYINPVSPEECAKFLRGVTL; from the coding sequence ATGCCGGATCTTAGACGAGATCCAGTCGTAGGCCGGTGGGTCATCATCTCGACTGAACGAAGCGGACGCCCTCAAGACTTTGTGCAGGTGCAACCGGCCAAATCGATCTCGACCGCACTCTGCCCCTTCTGTCCCGGCCAGGAACGGCTCACACCGAAGGAAATCATGGCATACCGGCCTCATCCCGCCGACCCCAACGCGCCGACTTGGACCGTACGCGTGATCCCGAACAAATACCCGGCTCTGCAGGTGGAGGGAGAGCTGGGGCGGGAAGGCATCGGACTCTACGACCGAATGAACGGCGTTGGGGCACATGAAGTCATCATCGAATCTCCAGGCCACAAGGATGGTCTCGCGGAGATCCCGGTCAAGAAAATCGAGGACGTTCTCTGGGCCTACCGCGATCGGATCATCGACCTGAAAAACGACCGGCGATTTCGCTATATCCTGATCTTCAAGAATCATGGAGCCGCCGCCGGCTCGACGCTCGAACACAGCCATTCGCAACTCATCGCACTCCCTGTCGTACCGACGAGCGTCATGGAGGAGATCCACGGATGCCGCACCTATTTCCAGCAGAAGGAACGTTGTATCTACTGCGACATGATCCGGCAGGACCTGTCAGAAGGCAGGCGGATCATCGCGGAGAACTCCGAATTCGTATGTATGACGCCGTTTGCGCCGCGCTTCCCCTTCGAAATGTGGATCATACCCAAACGGCACGACAGTGCGTTTGAGAATGGCCAGCGGCCTCAACTCGAGTTTTTGGCATCGATCCTTTCCGAATCGCTGCGGCGCATGGACAAAGTCTTGTCCAAACCGGCCTTCAATTTCGTACTCCACAATTCGCCTCTGAACGGGCACGCCAACGAGTTTTATCACTGGCACCTCGAAATCATGCCGAAGCTGACTCAGGTAGCCGGATTCGAATGGGGAACGGGTTTCTACATCAACCCGGTTTCTCCGGAGGAATGCGCCAAGTTCCTTCGTGGCGTGACGCTCTGA
- a CDS encoding MarC family protein: MTLTEYGVLAFSSLFVIVDPIATVPAFLAMTARESTTQRIRTARVACLVAMSILAGFALVGQYLFSLLGISLAALQVAGALVLLLVSLDMLRAQRSAVQETPAETAEGAVKDDIAVTPLAVPMLAGPAAISTVILLEAQAASWAYRGVLLACVGLVALASYIILALGASGARWISPLAEKIITRLMGLLLAALAIQFLFNGLKGEGGLFVR, translated from the coding sequence ATGACGCTCACCGAATACGGCGTGCTCGCCTTCAGTTCACTGTTCGTCATCGTTGATCCCATCGCCACAGTGCCGGCCTTCCTGGCCATGACAGCGAGAGAGTCGACTACTCAACGGATTCGCACGGCACGCGTGGCCTGTCTGGTCGCCATGAGCATTCTGGCCGGCTTCGCACTGGTCGGGCAGTATCTCTTCTCACTGCTGGGAATTTCGCTCGCAGCCCTGCAAGTGGCCGGCGCGCTCGTTCTCCTGCTCGTGTCGCTCGATATGCTGAGAGCACAGCGCTCCGCAGTCCAAGAAACGCCGGCTGAAACCGCCGAAGGGGCCGTCAAAGACGATATTGCCGTGACGCCGCTGGCCGTTCCGATGCTCGCCGGCCCCGCCGCGATTTCCACCGTCATCCTGCTCGAGGCGCAAGCCGCATCCTGGGCCTATCGCGGCGTCCTGCTCGCTTGCGTTGGACTGGTGGCTCTGGCAAGCTACATCATCCTGGCGCTGGGCGCATCCGGCGCCAGATGGATCAGCCCTCTGGCGGAAAAGATCATCACGCGCCTGATGGGACTGCTCCTCGCCGCCTTGGCCATTCAGTTCCTCTTTAACGGACTGAAAGGCGAAGGCGGTTTGTTTGTGCGATAA
- a CDS encoding ATP-binding protein: MNCTKCKMKAAIKLPRHHAAFCKSCFTHFTHDQVVKAVKSQQMFRKEDRILVAVSGGKDSLALWDILLKLGYRSDALYVNLGIAGYSHRSLDKVRSYADKTAAGYGATLHIHTVEQEEGAGIRELSMLVHRPTCSTCGTIKRYQFNRAAIEKQYDVMATGHNLDDEAARLLGNVLHWQEEYLEKQGPTLPASLDGFAKKVKPLYRLTERELAAYAILHGIDYIVDECPMAQGARTLLYKEVLNRLETESPGTKQNFYWGFLEKQKVKPSVRSTMAERDQACLHPCSTCGQPTTADVCSYCKLMAKAKTHSMS, from the coding sequence ATGAATTGCACCAAGTGTAAGATGAAGGCCGCGATCAAGCTTCCGCGTCACCATGCCGCGTTCTGCAAATCTTGCTTCACACACTTTACCCATGATCAGGTGGTCAAGGCGGTCAAGTCACAGCAGATGTTTCGGAAAGAAGACCGCATTCTGGTCGCGGTGTCGGGAGGGAAAGACAGTCTGGCGCTCTGGGACATTCTGCTGAAGTTGGGATACAGATCCGATGCGCTCTACGTGAATCTCGGGATCGCCGGATATTCGCATCGCTCTCTGGACAAGGTCCGCTCGTATGCGGACAAGACGGCTGCAGGATACGGGGCCACCCTTCATATCCATACAGTCGAACAGGAAGAGGGAGCCGGCATCCGCGAACTGTCCATGCTGGTTCATCGTCCGACCTGCTCGACCTGCGGCACGATCAAACGTTACCAGTTCAATCGCGCCGCGATCGAGAAACAGTACGATGTGATGGCTACGGGACACAATCTCGACGACGAAGCCGCCCGGCTGCTGGGCAATGTGCTGCATTGGCAGGAGGAATATCTCGAGAAGCAGGGGCCGACCCTGCCGGCCTCTCTGGATGGGTTCGCCAAAAAAGTGAAGCCGCTCTATCGCCTCACCGAACGGGAACTGGCCGCCTACGCCATCCTGCACGGGATCGACTATATTGTCGACGAATGCCCGATGGCGCAGGGTGCACGAACCTTGCTGTATAAGGAGGTATTGAACAGGCTGGAAACCGAATCCCCCGGCACAAAACAGAATTTCTATTGGGGGTTTCTCGAGAAACAGAAAGTCAAACCCTCCGTGCGCTCGACCATGGCCGAACGCGATCAGGCCTGCCTCCATCCTTGCTCGACATGCGGCCAACCCACCACGGCCGATGTGTGCTCCTACTGTAAACTCATGGCGAAGGCCAAGACGCATTCGATGTCCTGA
- a CDS encoding Spy/CpxP family protein refolding chaperone, protein MTAKNHSVVATGVASAFVLMLGISGAWANEPGYGRGHGGGQHGSMGGHGMGMMHSSTGHLIRHLLKHEKDIGLTPDQVTKLKDIQLNLDKTRIKNEADIQVAERELRSLTDDEKSDLGAIESKLKQSEDLQVSLRMTSIKTRRDVMALLTPEQKTKQQAEHDKVMQQHKEGNKGYGNPHGGSSANPHGGAMGGNPHKGTEAVK, encoded by the coding sequence ATGACGGCGAAGAATCATAGTGTGGTCGCGACGGGAGTGGCCTCGGCGTTTGTGCTGATGCTCGGCATCTCCGGCGCATGGGCCAATGAGCCCGGTTACGGCAGGGGTCACGGAGGCGGCCAGCATGGATCCATGGGAGGCCACGGCATGGGCATGATGCACAGCAGCACCGGCCACCTGATCCGCCATCTGCTCAAGCATGAAAAGGACATCGGCCTGACGCCTGATCAGGTGACGAAATTAAAGGACATCCAACTCAACCTCGACAAGACCCGAATCAAGAATGAAGCCGACATCCAGGTGGCAGAGCGTGAGTTGAGGTCCCTGACTGACGACGAGAAATCCGATTTGGGCGCCATCGAAAGCAAACTGAAACAGAGCGAGGATTTGCAAGTCTCATTACGCATGACGTCCATCAAGACGCGCCGCGACGTGATGGCGCTTTTAACGCCGGAACAGAAGACCAAGCAGCAAGCTGAACACGATAAGGTGATGCAACAGCATAAGGAAGGGAACAAGGGATACGGCAATCCTCACGGCGGCAGCTCGGCCAATCCGCACGGCGGAGCGATGGGTGGCAATCCACATAAAGGAACCGAAGCGGTCAAGTAA
- a CDS encoding thiamine biosynthesis protein ThiS yields the protein MHIQLSHPPRTVDIKGPKRAKDLLRELNLVVEAHLVIRGDELVTEDEMLYDQDHIEIRPVISGG from the coding sequence ATGCACATCCAGCTCAGTCACCCTCCCAGAACCGTGGACATCAAGGGCCCGAAGCGGGCGAAAGACCTTCTGCGTGAGCTCAACCTCGTGGTGGAAGCCCATCTCGTGATACGCGGAGACGAATTGGTCACCGAAGACGAGATGCTCTACGATCAGGATCACATTGAAATCCGGCCGGTCATCTCGGGCGGCTGA
- a CDS encoding glycoside hydrolase family 57 protein, whose amino-acid sequence MKTAYVCFFWHMHQPYYTDPVSGSASMPWVRLHATKAYFDMAHRLEQFPLVKATFNFTPSLLLQLQEIGEGIVRDLFLEHTEKPAAELRAGEKAFLLKHFFSANWQTMVHPFPRYRELLEKRGADGSVLSLERGARLFTAQDFLDLQVWFNLAWFGYGSVHRYPRLAYFRAKNRGFSEDDKRELLQWQRTVVRDIVPMYRRLLDRGQVELTTTPFYHPILPLVIDTDVTRRARPDLPLPVRFRAPEDAQGQLKQAVEFHTTTFGQPPTGLWPSEGSVCPELISMLPPLGLRWLATDEGNLARSLHADHRPWHKESNLYHAYRVGVSGQEMSMIFRDREISDAFGFIYHKTSPDAAADDVLRRIDRIVRDVPQEHVLIPIVLDGENPWEHYHEGGEQLLGRLYQAFSDRAPDHEGTARIVAATMSEALAAMPPSDRLSHLHSGSWINQDFKIWIGHQEDNRGWDLLGMTRTRLLEVSPTLPAERAKAAWNELYAAEGSDWFWWYGDDFDTAYKEEFDRLFRTHLRNVWTLAGLMPPDVLSEPICGARVFQDIDLVTHPVSFLNPTIDGTVTDFFEWRGAGFINPHPPLGAMWKADGLFTAIYFGWNLDSLFLRLDPDVQSSARRDGLTIELHLQSPGDQYRIAIPMHPSPPQSYVLSRRSPSGSWEDQGTFTYISHHAVLELAIPLGNLKLAQGEEVRMSIVALEQGLELARYPHHQPAVLTVPGPEFEATVWRV is encoded by the coding sequence ATGAAGACCGCCTACGTCTGCTTCTTCTGGCACATGCATCAGCCGTATTACACCGATCCCGTCTCGGGTTCGGCCAGTATGCCCTGGGTGCGCCTGCACGCCACGAAAGCCTACTTTGATATGGCGCACCGGCTCGAGCAATTCCCTTTGGTCAAGGCCACCTTCAACTTCACCCCATCCCTGTTGCTTCAGCTTCAGGAAATCGGAGAAGGAATCGTCCGCGATCTCTTCCTGGAGCACACCGAAAAACCCGCCGCTGAGCTGCGGGCCGGAGAAAAAGCGTTCCTGTTGAAACATTTCTTTTCGGCGAACTGGCAGACGATGGTCCATCCGTTTCCCCGCTATCGCGAATTGTTGGAAAAACGCGGGGCTGATGGATCTGTCCTGAGTCTGGAGCGCGGCGCCCGCCTGTTCACCGCACAGGACTTTCTCGATCTGCAGGTCTGGTTCAATCTCGCATGGTTCGGCTACGGATCGGTCCACCGTTATCCAAGGCTCGCATACTTTCGCGCCAAGAACCGGGGATTTTCCGAAGACGACAAGCGCGAACTGCTCCAGTGGCAACGCACGGTGGTCCGCGACATCGTTCCCATGTACCGGCGCCTACTCGACCGTGGTCAGGTCGAATTGACCACGACACCGTTTTATCATCCGATTCTTCCGTTGGTGATCGATACGGACGTGACGCGGAGGGCGCGGCCCGATTTGCCGTTGCCGGTTCGATTCCGGGCTCCGGAGGATGCCCAGGGACAACTCAAGCAAGCCGTCGAATTTCACACGACCACATTTGGACAACCACCGACCGGGCTGTGGCCTTCGGAAGGCTCGGTGTGTCCGGAACTGATCTCCATGCTGCCTCCGCTCGGCCTCCGATGGCTGGCGACCGACGAAGGCAACCTCGCCCGCTCTCTTCATGCGGACCATCGTCCGTGGCACAAAGAGTCAAATTTGTACCACGCGTATCGCGTTGGAGTATCGGGACAGGAAATGTCGATGATCTTCCGCGACCGGGAGATCTCAGATGCCTTCGGATTTATCTATCACAAGACGAGCCCTGATGCCGCGGCCGACGACGTGTTGCGCCGCATCGATCGAATCGTACGCGACGTGCCGCAGGAGCACGTGTTGATTCCGATCGTGTTGGACGGAGAAAATCCCTGGGAGCATTATCATGAAGGCGGTGAGCAACTTTTGGGACGCCTCTATCAGGCGTTCAGCGATCGCGCACCCGATCACGAGGGAACGGCGCGGATCGTGGCAGCCACGATGTCGGAGGCATTGGCCGCCATGCCGCCCTCGGACAGATTGAGCCACCTGCACTCAGGATCCTGGATCAACCAGGATTTTAAGATCTGGATCGGACATCAGGAGGACAATCGAGGCTGGGACCTGCTTGGCATGACGAGAACGCGCCTGCTCGAAGTGTCACCGACGTTGCCGGCGGAACGTGCGAAGGCCGCATGGAACGAACTGTACGCTGCCGAAGGAAGCGATTGGTTTTGGTGGTACGGTGACGACTTCGATACCGCCTACAAGGAGGAGTTCGATCGCCTGTTCAGAACCCACCTTCGAAACGTCTGGACTCTGGCCGGACTCATGCCTCCGGATGTGCTCAGCGAACCCATCTGCGGCGCACGGGTGTTTCAAGACATTGATCTGGTCACTCATCCGGTTTCGTTTCTGAATCCAACCATCGACGGGACGGTGACCGACTTTTTCGAATGGCGGGGGGCGGGATTCATCAATCCTCATCCGCCACTCGGCGCCATGTGGAAAGCCGATGGACTATTTACCGCGATTTATTTCGGATGGAACCTGGACTCTCTGTTCCTACGTCTTGATCCGGACGTTCAGTCATCCGCCCGCCGTGACGGTCTGACCATTGAACTGCATCTCCAAAGTCCGGGGGACCAGTACCGCATCGCGATTCCCATGCATCCATCTCCTCCCCAATCGTACGTTCTCTCCAGAAGATCCCCTAGCGGCTCATGGGAAGACCAGGGTACGTTCACCTACATCAGTCACCATGCGGTCCTGGAATTGGCTATCCCTCTGGGCAATCTGAAACTCGCCCAAGGGGAGGAAGTCCGAATGAGCATCGTCGCGCTTGAACAAGGACTCGAACTTGCCCGCTACCCTCACCATCAACCTGCCGTCCTGACTGTTCCGGGACCGGAATTCGAAGCGACCGTCTGGCGCGTGTAA
- a CDS encoding VanZ family protein produces the protein METAGFTTNATSLHHVWRYWAPLIVYAGVIFYLSSQSHPEEQLPDFMFKQLSDKVLHFVEYAILAVLAYRALRWAAGPAAASRAVTLAIVAASAYGITDEIHQSFVPLREVSVVDWIADTFGAAIGAVGWSQITTR, from the coding sequence ATGGAGACCGCCGGTTTTACGACGAACGCGACTTCTCTACATCACGTGTGGCGCTACTGGGCGCCGCTGATCGTCTATGCCGGCGTGATTTTCTATCTGTCGTCTCAATCGCATCCGGAAGAGCAGCTGCCGGACTTCATGTTCAAGCAACTCAGCGACAAAGTGTTGCACTTCGTCGAATATGCCATCCTCGCGGTGCTTGCCTATCGGGCATTGCGGTGGGCCGCTGGACCCGCGGCCGCCAGTCGCGCAGTCACGTTGGCGATCGTTGCGGCTTCGGCATACGGCATCACGGATGAAATTCATCAGAGCTTCGTGCCGTTGCGCGAGGTCAGCGTGGTCGACTGGATCGCAGATACATTCGGCGCAGCGATCGGCGCAGTCGGTTGGAGTCAGATCACCACGCGATGA